One window of the Camelus ferus isolate YT-003-E chromosome 12, BCGSAC_Cfer_1.0, whole genome shotgun sequence genome contains the following:
- the SBF1 gene encoding myotubularin-related protein 5 isoform X2 encodes MARLADYFVLVAFGPHPRGSGEGQGQILQRFPEKDWEDNPFPQGIELFCQPSGWQLCPERNPPTFFVAVLTDINSERHYCACLTFWEPLEPTQEGVCTQDAAEREEEADEGGPVRPSPTASGSPGQLFAPKTLVLVSRLDHAEVFRNSLGLIYTIHVEGLNVGLESVVGNLLTCVIPLAGGSQRTISLGAGDRQVIQTPLTDSLPISRCSVALLFRQLGITNVLSLFCAALTEHKVLFLSRSYQRLSDACRGLLALLFPLRYSFTYVPILPAQLLEVLSTPTPFIIGVNAAFQAEAQELLDVIVADLDGGTVTVPECVHIPPLPEPLQSQTHSVLSMVLDPELELADLAFPPPTMSTSSLKMQDKELRAVFLRLFAQLLQGYRWCLHMVRIHPEPVIRFHKAAFLGQRGLVEDDFLMKVLEGMAFAGFVSERGVPYRPTDLFDELVAHEVARMRADENHPQRVLRHVKELAEQLYKNENPYPAVAMHKVQRPGEASHLRRAPRPFPRLDEGMVQWIVDQATAKMQGAPPAVKAERRTTVPSGPPMTAILERNSGLHGNSARRLEVVRNCISYVFEGKMLEAKKLLPAVLRALKGRAARRCLAQELHLHVQQNRAVLDHQQFDFVVRMMNCCLQDCTSLDEHGVAAALLPLVTAFCRKLSPGVTQFAYSCVQEHVVWSTPQFWEAMFYGDVQTHIRALYLEPAEDRDPSQVGEVPGWEDERSALDVASEQRRLWPTLSREKQQELVQKEESTVFSQAIHYANRMSYLLLPLDSSKSRLLRERAGLGDLESASNSLVTNSMAGSVAESYDTESGFEDAETCDVAGAVVRFINRFVDKVCTESGVTSDHLKGLHVMVPDIVQMHIETLEAVHRESKRLPPIQKPKLLRPRLLPGEECVLDGLRVYLLPDGREEGAGGSGGGPALLPAEGAVFLTTYRVIFTGMPTDPLVGEQVVVRSFPVAALTKEKRISVQTPVDQLLQDGLQLRSCTFQLLKMAFDEEVGSDSAELFRKQLHKLRYPPDIRGTFALTLGSAHTPGRPPRTTKDKGPSFRTLSRNLVKNAKKTIGRQYVTRKKYNPPSWEHRGQTPTEDQEDEISVSEELEPSTLTPSSALKPSDRMTMSSLVERACCRDYQRLGLGTLSSSLSRAKSEPFRISPVNRMYAICRSYPGLLIVPQSVQDNALQRVSRCYRQNRFPVVCWRSGRSKAVLLRSGGLHGKGVVGLFKTQNAPSPGQSQADSSSLEQEKYLQAVVSSMPRYADTSGRNTLSGFSSAHMGSHVPSPRARVTTLSNPMAASASRRTAPRGKWGSVRAGGRSGGLSSDVGSRLAGRDMLSPPQANGAPPDPGFLRPQRAALYIIGDKAQLKGVRPDPLQQWELVPIEVFEARQVKASFKKLLKACVPGCPATEPGPASFLRSLEDSEWLTQIHKLLQVSVLVVELLDSGSSVLVSLEDGWDITTQVVSLVQLLSDPFYRTLEGFRLLVEKEWLSFGHRFGHRGAHTLAGQSSGFTPVFLQFLDCVHQVHLQFPMEFEFSPFYLKFLGYHHASRRFRTFLLDSDYERIELGLLYEEKGERRGQQACRSVWEYVDRLSKRTPVFYNYMYAPEDAEVLRPYSNVSNLKVWDFYTEETLAEGPPYDWELAQGPPEPPEEERPDGGAPQSRRRVVWPCYDSRPRVQPDAISRLLEELQRLETELGRPPERWKDAWDRVKAAQRLEGRPDGRGVPSSLLVSSVPHHRRSLGVYLQEGPAGSTLSLSLDSDQSSGSTASGSRQAARRSTSTLYSQFQTAESENRSYEGTLYKKGAFMKPWKARWFVLDKTKHQLRYYDHRVDTECKGVIDLAEVEAVAPGTPTMGAPKTVDEKAFFDVKTTRRVYNFCAQDVPSAQQWVDQIQSCLSDA; translated from the exons ATGGCGCGGCTCGCGGACTACTTTGTGCTGGTGGCGTTCGGGCCGCACCCGCGCG ggagtgGGGAAGGCCAGGGCCAGATCCTGCAGCGCTTCCCAGAGAAGGACTGGGAGGACAACCCGTTCCCCCAGGGCATCGAGCTG TTTTGCCAGCCAAGTGGGTGGCAGCTGTGTCCTGAGAGGAACCCGCCAACCTTCTTTGTTGCTGTCCTCACCGACATCAACTCTGAGCGGCACTACTGCGCCTGCCTGACCTTTTGGGAGCCCCTGGAGCCCACGCAG GAAGGGGTGTGCACCCAGGACGCCGccgagagggaggaggaggccgaTGAGGGAGGCCCAGTGCGACCGTCACCCACGGCATCTGGCTCACCAGGCCAGCTGTTTGCTCCGAAGACGCTGGTGCTGGTATCTCGACTGGACCACGCGGAGGTGTTCAGG AACAGCCTTGGTCTCATCTACACCATCCACGTGGAGGGCCTGAACGTGGGCCTGGAGAGTGTGGTGGGGAACCTGCTGACATGCGTCATCCCCCTGGCCGGGGGCTCGCAG agAACCATCTCTTTAGGAGCTGGTGACCGGCAGGTCATCCAGACCCCACTCACCGACTCGCTGCCTATCAGCCGCTGCAGCGTGGCCCTGCTTTTCCGCCAGCTGG GCATCACCAACGTGCTGTCCCTGTTCTGCGCTGCGCTCACGGAGCACAAGGTGCTCTTCCTGTCCCGGAGCTACCAGCGCCTCTCCGATGCCTGCCGGGGGCTTCTGGCGCTGCTGTTCCCTCTTAGATACAG CTTCACGTATGTGCCCATCCTGCCGGCGCAGCTCCTGGAGGTGCTCAGCACGCCCACACCCTTCATCATTGGAGTCAACGCCgccttccaggcagaggcccAAGAGCTG CTGGATGTGATTGTTGCTGATCTCGATGGAGGGACAGTGACTGTCCCTGAGTGTGTGCACATCCCACCCCTGCCGGAGCCACTGCAGAGTCAGACGCACAGTGTTCTGAGCATG GTCCTGGATCCAGAGCTGGAGTTGGCCGATCTTGCGTTCCCTCCACCCACAATGTCTACTTCCTCCCTGAAGATGCAG GATAAGGAGCTGCGTGCCGTCTTCCTACGGCTCTTTGCTCAGCTCCTGCAAGGCTACCGCTGGTGTCTGCACATGGTCCGCATCCACCCGGAGCCTGTCATCCGCTTTCACAAG GCGGCCTTCCTGGGCCAGCGCGGGCTGGTGGAGGACGACTTCCTGATGAAGGTGTTGGAGGGCATGGCCTTCGCAGGCTTCGTGTCGGAACGCGGGGTCCCCTACCGCCCAACAGACCTATTTGATGAG CTGGTGGCCCACGAGGTGGCAAGGATGCGGGCAGACGAGAACCACCCTCAGCGTGTCCTGCGTCACGTCAAGGAACTGGCGGAGCAGCTCTACAAGAAC GAGAACCCATACCCCGCTGTGGCTATGCACAAGGTGCAGAGGCCAGGGGAGGCCAGCCACCTGCGGCGGGCACCCCGGCCCTTCCCCCGGCTGGACGAGGGCATGGTGCAGTGGATAGTGGACCAGGCCACGGCCAAGATGCAGGGCGCACCCCCGGCCGTGAAGGCCGAGAGGAGGACCACTGTGCCCTCAGGGCCCCCCATGA CCGCTATCCTTGAGCGGAACAGTGGGCTCCATGGCAACAGCGCTCGCCGGCTGGAGGTGGTCCGCAACTGCATCTCCTACGTGTTTGAGGGGAAGATGCTCGAGGCCAAGAAG CTGCTTCCAGCTGTGCTGAGGGCGCTGAAGGGGCGTGCAGCCCGCCGCTGCCTCGCCCAGGAGCTGCACCTGCATGTGCAGCAGAATCGGGCTGTCCTGGACCACCAGCAGTTCGACTTCGTTGTCCGCATGATGAACTGCTGCCTGCAG GACTGCACCTCCCTGGACGAGCACGGCGTCGCAgctgccctgctgcccctggTCACGGCCTTCTGCCGG AAGCTGAGCCCGGGGGTGACGCAGTTTGCGTACAGCTGCGTGCAGGAGCACGTGGTGTGGAGCACGCCGCAGTTCTGGGAGGCCATGTTCTACGGGGACGTGCAGACTCACATCCGGGCCCTCTACCTGGAGCCTGCCGAGGACCGAGACCCCTCTCAG GTCGGGGAGGTGCCTGGATGGGAGGACGAGCGCTCGGCCCTGGACGTGGCGTCTGAGCAGAGGCGCCTGTGGCCCACCCTGAGCCGCGAGAAGCAGCAGGAGCTGGTGCAGAAGGAGGAGAGCACAGTGTTCAGCCAGGCCATCCACTATGCCAACCGCATGAGCTACTTGCTGCTGCCCCTGGACAGCAGCAAGAGCCGGCTGCTGCGGGAGCGTGCGGGGCTGGGTGACCTGGAGAGCGCCAGCAACAGCCTGGTCACCAACAG CATGGCGGGCAGTGTGGCAGAGAGTTACGACACGGAGAGCGGCTTCGAGGACGCAGAGACCTGCGATGTGGCGGGGGCCGTGGTCCGCTTCATCAACCGCTTCGTGGACAAGGTCTGCACGGAGAGTGGGGTCACCAGCGACCACCTCAAGGGGCTGCATGTCATGGTGCCAG ACATCGTCCAGATGCACATCGAGACGCTGGAGGCCGTGCACAGAGAGAGCAAGAGGCTGCCCCCCATCCAGAAG CCCAAACTGCTTCGGCCCCGCCTGCTGCCCGGCGAGGAGTGTGTGCTGGATGGCCTGCGTGTCTACCTGCTACCCGATGGGCGTGAGGAAGGTGCCGGGGGCAGCGGGGGCGGCCCCGCACTGCTTCCAGCTGAGGGCGCCGTCTTCCTCACCACATACCGGGTCATCTTCACGGGGATGCCCACCGACCCCCTGG TGGGGGAACAGGTGGTGGTCCGCTCCTTCCCGGTGGCCGCGCTGACCAAGGAGAAGCGCATCAGCGTCCAGACGCCTGTGGACCAGCTCCTGCAGGACGGGCTGCAGCTGCGCTCCTGCACCTTTCAG CTGCTGAAGATGGCCTTTGATGAGGAGGTGGGGTCCGACAGCGCTGAGCTCTTCCGCAAGCAGCTGCACAAACTGCGGTACCCGCCGGACATCAGGGGCACCTTCGCACTCACCCTGGGCTCCGCCCACACACCTGGCAGGCCACCCCGCACCACCAAGGACAAAGGTCCTTCCTTCAG GACGCTGTCCCGGAACCTGGTGAAGAACGCCAAGAAGACCATCGGGCGGCAGTATGTCACTCGGAAGAAGTACAACCCGCCCAGCTGGGAGCACCGGGGCCAGACACCCACTGAGGACCAGGAGGACGAGATCtcag TGTCAGAGGAGCTGGAGCCCAGCACGCTGACCCCTTCCTCGGCCCTGAAGCCCTCGGACCGCATGACCATGAGCAGCCTGGTGGAGCGGGCATGCTGCCGCGATTACCAACGCCTGGGGCTGGGCACACTGAGCAGCAGCCTGAGCCGGGCCAAGTCTGAGCCCTTCCGGATCTCCCCGGTGAACCGCATGTACGCCATCTGCCGCAG CTACCCCGGGCTGCTGATCGTCCCCCAGAGCGTCCAGGACAATGCCCTGCAGCGTGTTTCCCGCTGCTACCGCCAGAATCGCTTCCCCGTGGTCTGCTGGCGCAGCGGACGCTCCAAGGCCGTGCTCCTGCGCTCGGGGGGCCTGCATGGCAAAGGGGTCGTTGGCCTCTTCAAGACCCAGAACGCGCCATCTCCAG GCCAATCCCAGGCGGACTCAAGCAGCCTGGAGCAGGAGAAGTACCTGCAGGCTGTTGTCAGCTCCATGCCGCGCTATGCTGACACGTCTGGACGCAATACCCTCAGCGGCTTCTCCTCAGCCCACATGGGCAGCCACG tgcccagccccagagccagggTCACCACGCTGTCCAACCCCATGGCGGCCTCGGCCTCCAGACGGACCGCGCCCCGAG GTAAATGGGGCAGTGTCCGGGCCGGTGGGCGCAGTGGGGGGCTCAGCAGTGATGTAGGCTCCCGGCTAGCAGGCAGAGACATGCTGAGCCCCCCCCAGGCCAATGGGGCCCCCCCTGACCCAGGCTTCCTGCGGCCCCAGCGTGCAGCGCTCTACATCATTGGAGACAAAGCCCAGCTCAAG GGTGTGCGGCCAGACCCGCTGCAGCAGTGGGAGCTGGTGCCCATTGAGGTGTTTGAGGCGCGACAGGTGAAAGCCAGCTTCAAGAAGCTGCTGAAGGCATGTGTCCCTGGCTGTCCTGCCACCgagccaggcccagcctccttcctgcgCTCGCTGGAAGACTCAGAGTGGCTGACTCAG ATCCACAAGCTGCTGCAGGTGTCGGTGCTGGTGGTGGAGCTCCTGGACTCGGGCTCCTCGGTCCTGGTGAGCCTGGAGGACGGCTGGGACATCACCACTCAG GTGGTGTCCCTGGTGCAGCTGCTCTCAGACCCTTTCTACCGCACTCTGGAGGGCTTCCGTCTGCTGGTGGAGAAGGAGTGGCTGTCCTTTGGCCATCGCTTCGGCCACCGCGGGGCCCACACCCTGGCCGGGCAGAGCAGTGGCTTCACACCTGTCTTCCTGCAGTTTCTGGACTGCGTGCACCAG GTCCACCTACAGTTCCCCATGGAGTTCGAGTTCAGCCCATTCTACCTCAAGTTCCTTGGCTACCACCACGCATCCCGCCGCTTCCGGACCTTCCTGCTTGACTCGGACTATGAGCGCATTGAGCTGG GGCTGCTGTATGAGGAGAAGGGGGAGCGCAGGGGCCAGCAGGCGTGCCGGTCGGTGTGGGAGTACGTGGACCGGCTGAGCAAGAGGACGCCCGTGTTCTACAATTACATGTACGCGCCCGAGGACGCGGAG GTCCTGCGGCCCTACAGCAACGTGTCCAACCTGAAGGTGTGGGACTTCTACACCGAGGAGACGCTGGCCGAGGGCCCCCCCTACGACTGGGAGCTGGCGCAGGGGCCCCCCGAACCCCCGGAGGAGGAGCGGCCCGATGGGGGCGCCCCCCAGAGCAGGCGGCGGGTGGTGTGGCCCTGCTACGACAGCCGCCCCCGGGTCCAGCCTGACGCCATCTCCCGGCTGCTGGAG GAGCTGCAGCggctggagacagagctgggccGACCCCCTGAGCGCTGGAAAGACGCCTGGGACCGGGTGAAAGCTGCACAGCGCCTTGAAGGCCGGCCAGACGGACGT ggagtGCCCAGCTCCCTGCTGGTGTCCAGTGTGCCCCACCACCGCCGCTCGCTGGGGGTGTACCTGCAGGAGGGGCCTGCGGGCTccaccctgagcctcagcctGGACAGCGACCAGAGCAGCGGCTCAACCGCGTCTGGCTCCCGCCAGGCAGCCCGCCGCAGCACCAGCACCCTGTACAGCCAGTTCCAGACAGCTGAGAGTGAAAACAG GTCCTACGAGGGCACCCTGTACAAGAAAGGGGCCTTCATGAAGCCCTGGAAGGCCCGCTGGTTTGTGCTGGACAAGACCAAGCACCAG CTGCGCTACTATGACCACCGTGTGGATACCGAGTGCAAGGGCGTCATCGACCTGGCAGAGGTGGAGGCCGTGGCCCCTGGCACCCCCACGATGGGTGCCCCCAAGACCGTGGATGAGAAGGCCTTCTTTGAC GTGAAGACGACACGTCGTGTTTACAACTTCTGTGCTCAGGACGTGCCGTCAGCCCAGCAGTGGGTGGACCAGATCCAGAGCTGCCTGTCAGACGCCTGA